The Nomia melanderi isolate GNS246 chromosome 4, iyNomMela1, whole genome shotgun sequence genome segment ttttatttaatttcttagacttttcatttaatttatgcaTTTTTCATATTTAGTCAATTTCTCGACAATGTAATACTCACCATAACCTCTAGGTAAATCCGGTGGTTGTGGAGGATCATACCTCATCTCATTATTAGCTGTAATGctgtttctatttctattacTTCGGTTAGGCCTTCGTGGTTGACTGTTATTGGTACCACGTTCTGGTCTAATGTTTCCACTTTGATTACCATTTTGTTCATCGGATGTTCTTATTGGTCGACGTTCCCTTGACGATGCTGGTGTCATATTTCTTGTATTGTGTTGATTTTGCATATTCCTATTTTGTTGTTGGGTTGGTGTATTTCTTGGTGTATTTGAAGTAGAACTGTCTCTACTAGGTGTTCTGCTAGGTGTTCCTTCTCCATTCCATTCAGGTGTACATCTTGTAGGACTTTCAGTGGGTAGATTAGGAGGACTTCCACTACCACTGGGAGAAGTAAATTCCGAAAAAGGAAGTGGCGGTGGCTCAGGTGTAGTTGGTATAATACCATTATTAGgtctaatataaaaaaacatagCATATACATAAATTACAAACTAGAAATTGCATATTAGACTACACAAATATATACCTAGCATTTGGACGAATCCATTGTGTACTTCTAGTGTAATGATTGACAAAGTAAAGACGACCACTTTGTGTTCTTCTCTCCTCCCACCCTTCTGGCAAATCCGTTGGACAACTAAGATCTCCAAGAACATCTACCACTGCATTATGACCTACTGTATTGCTTACAGCACCATTGTGACCGTCCCATGATAACAGAGATACAACAATTTGCCCTTTAACAACATCAGTGTCATCTGAGTGCGCTTTGCAAAGATCTAATCGTTGATCTATAAGATACAAAAGGTTGATGATTATATGTTATCCGAgtgatttttgttattatatttgttttagaaaataaaaattacatcctGTATCCTTAAGTCTTTGAATTGTGTTGGATAATATTCTTACACATCCTAGGAATCCACCacctttttttttatgaatttttttatggtTCCAAACTGATATAGTAATGCCATCATTTTTTCCAATATATCTAAGCAAGATATTAACAGtagtattaattgtaaatatattataattaaactacatacaaagaataattacaGGTCATAATGTTGATTCCATTTGGGGTCTAATGTTGCCTTGCATGTATCTGTACTATGACACTGACCAGAACCATCCACTGTGATTTTGGCAAAAGGATCTGGTAGGCCTAAAACAAATCTTTTGTACTTGACTAtctttttctaaatttcattgttttcttaCATACAAGATACTCACGAAACAGATCTTTCCTAGCAAGATTACGGGcacataaaactgtaaaattaacataataagaTTTCAAATGATCCTGCGCTAACATATTCCTATAATATATATGATGGTTATAAATCGACAAACAGACATAATCAATCAAGATGAAATTTAAacatgaaataatttctttaacatagtataagtataatattagcACTACATGtacaaatcaattatatattgtttttaaccGTTGTCTTCATAAATTATTCTTCTCTGAAggaacaataaaccaaaatctattttccaaatattaaaacaaaaatgattaaaaaatgcGAATTTGCTTTTGTGTAATAGTTCATAAAACaacatatttttacaatgtGTACCATTAAAAGTCTTCAAATGCGAAGAGATATTAAGAATGTTCATTTTAATGGAATCCCGAGTTCAAGCACCAGCGCTAGGCGTCTGACGTTTGTTAATTAGACCTATTCATACTCGATTTGATCTCGACTATATTCCTCATTGAATCAATCAACATTGAGTGATTTTAAACTGAAAAATGCTCGCGGCGATTGTGGCTTTGTGAGAAGCATTATAAATTAAGGGAGAGCAAATGCGGGTGTGACAAGTTCACTAAAATTAACGTTTTTGGTCTACGGTCTCCCGGAGTGCTCACGGTGGGGTCTTGACCTCCGATAGGGAGTTGCCATAACCAAAGGACGAAAACCCTAGTCAAACCTTTTTGCGTGCCTTTGCGTCGTGTTAATAGGCAATGGGCGAAGGCTGATATTTGGAAAGGCTGGCTTGACATTTCTGAGGAACGACTCCCCATAAGGTTTATGACGATGCCATATTAACGAATACACACAACAAATACAAAGCATGAAAAGGATCACAACGCGTGTTAGCTATGGGTCGACTTTCACACTTCTCTGACGATAGAATCATTGTGATTTCCTGATAAACTCACTCGTCAAACGAATCTTCATGGCCCCGTTCCTCCTACTACCGCCCGGATTCGACATTTTCCACGCACATTTAACGCTTCCTACCGCACATCGGCACtctaattagtaaataaaactGCTGCCTCGAAGCGGCGGTGCAATCCGCACACACGCAACCATGCACGATCGACTGTTGCTGCTAATCGACCTTACCGACAGTATCGACTCAACTCTTCCTTCTGTCGACTTGAACAGTCTCGAGATATCGAAACTACTATGCTATACCTAGAACGGTTACaaggtttcaatttttataaaattatgtatgcTATTTCTAATTGCATAATATACCTGATATATATCGAATACATTtggaaaaagaattatttcagtATACAACTGCAACAGTTTTAtccaaaaattatttatatgactacatgattattttttttaattaaaatgttttaactagtaactatatatttaaaaaagattttcaacacagttgtatttctttattcttgtttacagaaattatgtatatttataatctttCTCGCATTTACATATTATCAAACGACAAAAAGCttcaattttaaatagacaataaattttataaaacttggTATTTCGTTAAACAGTTTGAGTTTGATTCGAAagaaagtataaattatttacaaagttaaagaatttattttaaataattgcacacaggtacatatattatatattaacattcGTAACGTTCTGTTACAATGTATATTGCAAATATAGCGATTAAAATAGAGaacttttgtataaaatatataaattaacaaataaatcagaacGAAAGCACAAAATATCGTTGTAAAAAAGTAACGTTTCtgcgtataaaaaatatagagtTAACTTTCTAAGTGTTATTCAGTAAAAAGAAGGACAATACGTATTACTTCCGCGCAGTAACTGACGCTCACCTCTCGTATTGTGTAAAGAACGCgactgtaaattaatttatgcgTAGCAATAATGATTACAACTTTCACTGGCCGTAAAATTAGAGAGGGACTGCAGCTTATTCTAGAAAAACGTATCGGTATCGTATTTTGGTATCGTCGATTAATGTTAACAATTCGAAATCATTATTATGcattatatttttgaatgtcACACATTATGCCACTCACTAATCTAAATTTTTGATAAATGATTGCTTGGGATTACATATAGTTTATGAACAATAAGCACGAAAGTATTCGAAAGAATCTTATCTTTAtagaattgtaaaaaataaattatataaacatttattattccaACGAATAATTTGATTGAAGATAAAACTCAAATTTTTATTGAACGCTACTCAAGTTTCGATACCATTGTCTTATTGTAAGTTGTTTACTCcgtttataaaagtaataactaTCCCATAATATGTTTTACATGTGAGAATCTTAATGTCTTGCTATTCAGATATAAAtcgaaaatgtaatataaaaattcacaggGTGAAACATATTTTTGTGTAATCAATTAACAATGTTAGTATAGTATTTATCTGAGGATGAATGATTGCAGAAAGGTATGAATGGCCAGGTTTGATTAACATttccgatttatttttcaacaagaTGCACTGCATTTTTAACTGTATGGCACTGTACAGATTTTAATGTGCGTATACTTTCATGACTTACTACTCACAACCTCTATTAATCATATAACACGTAGATACTtcttattgtataaaaatattataattttaatacaagaagcattctttcgaaaataatcatattttgcaaatattattcattttagtacataaataattgaaaggCTTTTCCCCCTGAAAGATTGTTTGGTCTGACGATTTTATTACAAAGTTCCTTTTATTTGTACCTCgtatttgtttcttattttgtaGTTTGTATGTTCATAATTATTTCAGGTATGAATTGATAAACATTCACGAGAAGGAACATCATTTTGTTCGAGATGATACTTCCcgggaaatgtttaataaagtaaTTCATTTGTTCTTTGGCAGTATTTCGTCAATGAAAATTTCGACAGTTCCTTATCACGGAATGTGATTGTACTGTACAAAATGGTTGGTAGCTGTGCGGTCCCTGATGTTACATTAAaggtaatttattttcaattctccCCTCGAAACGTTAGAAACGCGTCCACGAGTAGTAACGCTCCTTCGATTATGCTGATAGATCCTTTGGCGAGTCCCGTGTCACGGAAAGAGTTCTTCCAAGTTATGTTTGAAAAGAAATCGATGTTCAAAGCACCAGCAACGATGAACAGAGCGCAACCAACGAGAGCGAAGAAAAGATCCTGCGGGGAAATTAAACAAAAAGCGTTGTTGTCAAGTTAAATAAACGAGTTTTctggaaatattaatatgttcaCAAATATGTTAGAATTATAGAGTGTTCAAAAATTGTTGCAACAGTAGCTAAAAAAGAAGATTTTTGTATTTAACATGCTCAGAATATGTACATTTATAACAACGCTACTTTGAAGAGGTCTTCGTCGTATTTCTATATAAAGTAACAAATAATgtgataattaatttcattttaccaGTAAATTGTACAACATTTTGTATACATACCACGCGACGATTAACTGGCGTTCCCATTACACTGCCAGCGAATAATCCCacgagaataattaaatatccgCCGAAGGTACCCATCGTGATCATGGCGGTGTGTATACTTCCAGCATTAAAAGAATGGTAATGCAATCCTATAAGGATGCACACGATTAGCTGAAATCACAGTAAAAAATACTATTGGAAGTATGTATACAATTAAGAGACacagtaatgaatatttttatattcacatatttatattaacatctTATTTAACGGAAgcaatgattttattattattggttTTAAATTAATCATATTCAGTATTTTTCGTGACAAGAAATTGATTGCATGATTTGAATACTGATAGTAAATTGGAACTGATCATTAATAGTAACATTAAGCGATTATTaaagatgaaatatttcaacgaaagtTTTAAATCGTATGACGTTTTCTATTGAGCTAACTATGTAGGGTTACAGGTCGAATGTAGGCCGGTGGAAGAAGTACAACATCATTGCCGTAACTACAAATAATACATTAACATTCCACGATTGCGCTCCAGTTAGGAACTTTATTCTATTTCGAGGGGACACGTAGATACTTAGCTTCAAGCATCAGTCTTAACTCTCTCCATCGGCACATTAACAGAATGCTAGCCGCTGGCAGAAAATATTCTACTAATGTTCTCAATGTGACATTCATAACACGTTATCAGACACATTCATCCAGCCGCGATGCGCGTTGCATCGTTAATTACTTGCGTTAAGTGACgtactttgtattttataatttaaagcgAATTTCTCGGTTTAAAGGTTTCCTTTTGCcaagattatttaattaatattcgatgTGCGGAACCCGTAAATTTGACAGAcactgtattttataaacattatttgctaaaagtttacgttgattttaattgatgcagtTATACGTATCCCGATAAATGGccgtaaatatagtgttaaaaAAGTTTGTTCATCATTTTTCtagaagtataaaatataattcagtaaacttgttaaatataattatgagacatttaaataatgattaatacgcagacaaaattcaatgtcaaaataatattatatgctTGAAGTAAATCAGATttaacatttcataaaattgagaagaatgaaaaaatagCATCTGAAGCCATTAGCGAAGGTGAACACGTAACGAGTGAACAAAGCGTAATTTTGAGGATCATTGTGTATTGTAAGTACGTGCGACTGAAGAATCCTAACGGAAGCTTAAGTGATTGTCTTCCGGTCTGAGGTGTGACTGTAACAAGAAGATTATCTCTCACGTAGTCAACGCTAATCATTATGTCATTCTCTATCCGAGTACTTTCTGAACAGATTCGTACTCAATTTATTTACTGTAGTTTCATGGTTCTCATGCTTGACATTGATCAATCATGCTCCGTAGAAATGTGATATCGAGACACCTGAACTACGTAAAATTTCGAAGAAGTTGAATGAATTTCCAGACAAATATATTAGTGCAAATACGTTTGTATAAATGAAAAAGattagaatttaaaaataaagttttcaCAATAAAGGATGAATTTTCtccaataatataaatttgtagaaGAATTCAGGGTATCTAAATTTCTTCGTTACGGTGCATAATTATTTAACAGCGTGTAAtccatatgtatatttattttcaatgatatttaccAGTTCCAAAAATTTAATGATGGCGAGTCTCGTGATGGTGGCCATTTTGGTTTATCTGTAACAAAATAGTTTAATACTACAATTAATACATTGTTTTGCACTTGTATAGCATATTTAtatgatgaaataataaaat includes the following:
- the LOC116425460 gene encoding uncharacterized protein LOC116425460, producing the protein MATITRLAIIKFLELLIVCILIGLHYHSFNAGSIHTAMITMGTFGGYLIILVGLFAGSVMGTPVNRRVDLFFALVGCALFIVAGALNIDFFSNITWKNSFRDTGLAKGSISIIEGALLLVDAFLTFRGEN